DNA sequence from the Streptomyces sp. MST-110588 genome:
GCCCTGGCGGTCGTCCTGGCCGTGCTGCTCGTGGGCGGCGTCGGTTACCTGTGGTGGGCGGGCAAGCTGCCCTTCGGACTGTCCGGCTCCGGCCAGGACGCGGAGAACGCCGGCGGGGCGCAGAAGCGCGACGTGCTCGTCGTCCACCTCCGGGACGGCAAGGGCGGCAAGAGCGCCACGGCGCTGCTGGTGGACAACGAGACCACTCATAAGGGCACCACGGTCCTCCTCCCCAACGACCTGGTCGTCACCAAGGACGACGGGACCCCGACCACCCTGGGCAAGTCCGTGACCCAGGAGGGCACCGAACCCACCAGGGAGTCCCTGAACACGCTGCTGGGCGCCGACGTGAAGGCGAGCTGGCGGCTGGACACCCCGTACCTGGAGAACCTCGTCGAGAGGGTCGGCGGCATCACCCTGGACACCGACGCGACCGTGCCCGGTGCGAAGAAGGGCGATGCCGCCCTGGTCACCCAGGGCACGGGACAGACCCTCAACGGACAGGCGGCGGTCGCCTACGCCACGTACCAGGCGAAGGGCGAGCCGCAGACCAAGCAGCTCCTGCGGTTCGGGCAGGTCATGCAGGCCACGCTGAAGAAGGTCTCCAGTGACGCGGACGGCGCCACGGCCACCGTGAAGTCCCTCCTCCAGGTGCTGGACCCGCCGCTCACCGAAGGCCAGCTCGGCAGTTCCCTGGCCCGGCGCGCGGAACTGGCCAAGGCCGGCGCCTACCGCACCACCGTCCTGCCGGTGCAGCCGGACGGCACGCTCAGCCGACAGACGGCCGACAGCGTGGTCAAGGACGTCCTCGGCGGCACGGTCAAGAACACCGATCCCGGCGCCACCGCGCGGGTCAGCGTCCAGAACGCCAGCGGCGACAAGGCGGCGACCGGCCGGGCACGGGTCGCGCTGCTCAACGGCGGCTACTCCTTCGTCGACGGCGGCAGCGCCGCGGCGCGGGCCGGCTCGGAGGTGACGTACGCCGACGCGGGCCACAAGGCCAAGGCCGAAGAGGTCGCCAAGACACTGGGCCTGCCGACGAGCGCCCTCAAGCAGGGCAAGGGAGCCGCGAACGCCGATGTCACGGTCGTCCTGGGACGTGACTACAAAGGGTGAGTTCCGAGGCGTCAAGGTGACGGAAGTGCCCCGCCGGGACTGAAGGTGAAGGACAAGCCTTCAGGGGACCGCGGGTGGCGAGGGTGCCCTCGCCACCCCGGCCCGCGGCACTCATATGGGCGTCGGGGCAGGTCAGCACCGGTGATCGAAAAAACACGCGGGAGTGTCGGCGGTCCGTGAGACCCTTGTTGGGTACCTGACCGCCGACCCGGCCGTGGTGTACGGGGGCCGCCCCCGCGACCCGGCGCGGGGAGGTCTGCCTCCGACCGGAAGTCCCGCTTGT
Encoded proteins:
- a CDS encoding LytR C-terminal domain-containing protein, translated to MNDRQDPYAPRDPYAPEQQAQQGYPYDAYDAYGRPVHQEVPRQVSYDQYGQPVSYDTSYEGHGSAAYGTGGPAAYEGRREGHDSRYDADEGRYDGHYGSPAAGSSYDPYGQQHHGATPQHHDPHQGYAYDYDSYGRQEQQSPSSPYPQQYDPYGRPEQPRHTHGQEWIPQQATQPPYEPTSYEPTSYEQQQYPSHDPAQGQGHGQGHSQGQDPSQGQSQGQGHSQDRHEHRDRQQDGEADQRSRSHAYDGPEPSHHRAPADAPASGRASGSAATDRDSSAPDYRTEQFSFIEEPTEDSEDVIDWLKFTESRTERREEAKRRGRSRVIALAVVLAVLLVGGVGYLWWAGKLPFGLSGSGQDAENAGGAQKRDVLVVHLRDGKGGKSATALLVDNETTHKGTTVLLPNDLVVTKDDGTPTTLGKSVTQEGTEPTRESLNTLLGADVKASWRLDTPYLENLVERVGGITLDTDATVPGAKKGDAALVTQGTGQTLNGQAAVAYATYQAKGEPQTKQLLRFGQVMQATLKKVSSDADGATATVKSLLQVLDPPLTEGQLGSSLARRAELAKAGAYRTTVLPVQPDGTLSRQTADSVVKDVLGGTVKNTDPGATARVSVQNASGDKAATGRARVALLNGGYSFVDGGSAAARAGSEVTYADAGHKAKAEEVAKTLGLPTSALKQGKGAANADVTVVLGRDYKG